TTGTGTGACAAAAGGTGGTATTGCCCAATGTCCCATTAACGGCTTTGAGATAGATTGACCTTCTTGCACACTTTTACTAGATTGGAGGAGCAAGTTTTCGATTACTTTATTGCCAACGACATTTCCAACAATGGTTAACGATTGAGTAACAGGAACACTCGCTTCGTATAATGTAGATAGTGTTCGCGTCATTCTAGCTAATATCGCTTTTTTTAGTAATGGTCCGAAAATAGGCATGCGCAACAAAGCAGTGTCGATGATTAATCGTCCACTTTCTTGTTTTCGAACGAATAGGAATAGTGTGATTAGCCCTATCACTAGTATTCCAATGAACCACCAGTAGGAAGAGACAAACGCACTCATTCCTAAAAGTAATTTTGTCGAAAGCGGTAACTCTGCCCCAAACGAAGTAAACATGGAAGCAAACCGAGGCACGATAAATCCTATTAAGAAAAAGATGACGATAATCGACACCACAAGCAAAACGAGTGGGTACGTCATAGCTGCTTTCACTTTCGCTCTTGTTTGATGCGATTTTTCATAGTAAATCGCTAAACGATCTAAAATCTCGTCAAATTGCCCCCCCACTTCTCCAGCTCGTAACATGTTCGAAAAAAGTGACGGAAATACTTTCGGGTGTTTAGTTGCTGCGTCTGAAAAAGGAATCCCCATTTTTAAATCTTCTAAAATCAGAGAAAGAACTCGCTTCATTTTTTTAGATGTTGCTTGTTCTTGTAAAATACTCGTAGCATCGAGAATTGTAATACCTGCTTTGATTAACGTGGAAAATTGACGGATAAATAATACTAGTTCTTTAAATGAAACTTCTCGTTGAAAAGAAGGAAGCTCTGCATATAATAGCCCTTTCTTTTCCTCAAGAGTTCGGACAGCTATTTGTTTTGTGACAAGTATTTGCCTTGCTTCTGTGCTGGACGTCGCTTTGACATTCCCTTTGACGAACTTTCCTTGTCGATTTCGACCTTCGTATACAAAGTATCCCATGTTAAATTGTTTTCTCCATTAAGTAAGGTCCGACCACTTCTTCGTCTACTTTTCCTTCATCAATTAAACGACTGATTTCGGATTCCATCGTCCTCATACCAAGCGAGCGACCGGATTGAATAACGGAGGTGATTTGATGAATTTTTTCTGTACGAATTAAGTTTTTCACTGCTGGAACATTGACTAAAATTTCAAAAGCGCCAATACGTCCTTTGCCTTCTTTTTTCGGGAACAGGCGTTGGGACACAACCGCTTGCAACACAGAAGCCAATTGAATACGAATTTGCGGTTGCTGAGATGGTGGAAATACGTCAATAATACGATCAATTGTCATGACAGCATTTGTTGTATGGAGTGTTGCAAACACTAAATGGCCAGTTTCAGCTGCGGTAATGGCAGTTGAAATCGTTTCTAAGTCACGCATTTCACCTACTAAAATTACATCAGGATCTTGTCGCAACGAAGATCGTAATCCCGTGGCAAATGATTTTGTATCAAAGCCTACCTCTCGTTGGTTGATCATACAAGTTCCATGACTGTGAAGGTATTCAATAGGATCTTCGAGTGTAATAATATGCTTTTTCATTGTTTTGTTCATTTCGGCAATCATCGAAGCTAGTGTCGTGGATTTACCAGATCCCGTTGGGCCCGTTACTAATACAAGACCTTGCGGTTTCATCGAAATCGAGCGCAATACTTCTGGGAGGTCTAACTCTTCGTAGCTAGGAATGTGTGTTGGAATAACTCGAAACGCTAAACTAACACAATCCCGTTGATGATACGCATTTACACGAAATCTGGAGACTCCCGGTAGACCATACGAGAAATCTAGTTCCCCTTTTTCTAAAAATTTCGTCCACATATCATCTGAAAGAATCGACTTTGCCATCGATTCTGTATCTTCCGGTTTTAACGAATCCTTGCCAAACTTTTTCAGTTCTCCGTCTAGTCGCATAATTGGCGGCATTCCAACGGTTAAATGGACATCTGAAGTACCTAGTTCATACGCTGCTTGTAATAACTGATGTAAATGCTCACTCATTCGTTCACGTCCTTTTTATTCGTTGGTTACTTTTAGCACTTCTTCAAGAGTCGTGATGCCTGCTTTTACTTTTAATAAACCATCATCTATTAACGGGATCATGCCTTGTTTCATCGCTTCTTTTTTCACATCTTGCATACTCGCTTGATTAAACAGCATGGACCGAATAGTATCTTCTACAACGAAAATTTCATGAATACCGATTCTTCCTTTAAAGCCAGTGCCACGACACTTGTCACAGCCTTTTCCAAATGAAATCGTGGAAAGATCAATCATTCGACGCTCAAAAATCTTCTTCTCCATTTCATTCGGCTCCCTTGTTTCGACACAATGAACACATATTTTCCGAACGAGTCGTTGCGATACAACTCCACTTAACGCAGAAATCACCATGTATGGTTCTACATTCATGTCTAATAAGCGCGGAACTGTACTAATTGCATCATTTGTATGTAATGTACTTAAAACAAAATGGCCAGTTAAAGCAGATCTTACTGCAATTTCAGCCGTTTCTTCATCTCGAATTTCTCCAACCATAATGATATTCGGATCTTGACGAAGTATCGCCCGCAATCCAGCTGCAAACGTCAATTGTATAGAGGGATTTACTTGGACTTGGTTAATTCCTTCAATTTGATATTCTACAGGATCTTCTATCGTGACAATATTTGTTCCTTCACTATTTAAATGTTGTAATGCTGAATATAACGTGGTCGTTTTTCCCGAACCTGTAGGGCCGGTAAGTAATACAAGTCCAGATGGTTGTTCAATTAGTTGAATAAAGGATTGTAAATAGCGTTTATTTAAATCTAAATTGTTTAATGTTTTCAATCCTTTTGCTGGATCTAAAATACGAATAACTACCTTCTCACCATTAATCGTGGGTAATATTGATAAGCGCAAATCGTACGTTTGATTTCCCATGGTTAGGCGTATTTTACCGTCTTGTGGCAGTCGTGATTCGGTAATATTTAGATTCGCCATGATTTTCAGTCGGGCAACCAATGAAGCAAATGCCTCTCTCCCTAGAACGCGATCTCGTTTTAATACGCCATCAACTCGGTAACGAACGATTAATTGATCTTCGTGAGGGTCTATATGTATATCTGATGCACCTAAAGCTATCCCCTGAGAGAAGAGTTGATTCGATAATTTAATAGCAGGTGCTTCTTCCGAGTTGTCATACGCGGCTTCACCAGCCGTTTCGTACAAAATCGATTCACTTGTTTTCGTGAACTTTTCAATGCTGTCTAAAATGTCGTTTTTAGAAGAAATGACAGGGACAACTTTAAAGCCTGTCCGTAATTCGATGTCGTCAATTGTCATATAATCCAGTGGATCGGCCATTGCTACAGTTAACGTGTCATCCCTTTTAAGAATCGGCAAGGCATAATTTCGAATGCTGTATTCTTTTCCTACAAGAGACAACAGAGTTTCATCAATTGGATACATCGTCAAGGAAACGTGCGCAATTCCTAACTGGTACTCTAGCACTTCTATTAGCTGCTGATCTGTCAGAAACCCACGTTTAACTAATGCATCCCCTAATCTTTCTTGTGAAGATTTACGCTGCAATGTTTCAACTAACTGTTCTTGCGTAATAATATTCGTTTCAACAAGTAAGTCTCCTAAACGTTTTCGTTCCGGCATATCAAACGACCTCTCTGTGGGTAAATGTTGTATACTTCTAGTATATAAGATACAGTAGGTAAATTGATAGAAACTTTTGACAAAGGGGGATGTTAGATGCAGCGAAATGAAGGTTTTACATTAATCGAAGTATTAGCTTCTATCGTGTTAATCAGTCTCCTCTTTTTGTCTTTTTTTAGTTTATTTCCTCACATTTCATTTTTAAATGACAAGACGGCAGAGAATTTAACAGCTGCAACCGTCGCAAAAGAGATTCATGCGGAGCTGAAACAGCAAACCTATACATACTCTCCAACTCAACCTATTACAATCATCAACAGTACTCCGCCAACAGTAGACGGAAATATCGTGAGATACCAAGGGTCA
The Paenisporosarcina cavernae genome window above contains:
- a CDS encoding type II secretion system F family protein, yielding MGYFVYEGRNRQGKFVKGNVKATSSTEARQILVTKQIAVRTLEEKKGLLYAELPSFQREVSFKELVLFIRQFSTLIKAGITILDATSILQEQATSKKMKRVLSLILEDLKMGIPFSDAATKHPKVFPSLFSNMLRAGEVGGQFDEILDRLAIYYEKSHQTRAKVKAAMTYPLVLLVVSIIVIFFLIGFIVPRFASMFTSFGAELPLSTKLLLGMSAFVSSYWWFIGILVIGLITLFLFVRKQESGRLIIDTALLRMPIFGPLLKKAILARMTRTLSTLYEASVPVTQSLTIVGNVVGNKVIENLLLQSSKSVQEGQSISKPLMGHWAIPPFVTQMMNLGEKSGTLDFMLGKVADFYEQEVDQSAEQLKTLLEPLLILFMAVVIGSVVASIMIPIFTILTEVQ
- a CDS encoding type IV pilus twitching motility protein PilT, which gives rise to MSEHLHQLLQAAYELGTSDVHLTVGMPPIMRLDGELKKFGKDSLKPEDTESMAKSILSDDMWTKFLEKGELDFSYGLPGVSRFRVNAYHQRDCVSLAFRVIPTHIPSYEELDLPEVLRSISMKPQGLVLVTGPTGSGKSTTLASMIAEMNKTMKKHIITLEDPIEYLHSHGTCMINQREVGFDTKSFATGLRSSLRQDPDVILVGEMRDLETISTAITAAETGHLVFATLHTTNAVMTIDRIIDVFPPSQQPQIRIQLASVLQAVVSQRLFPKKEGKGRIGAFEILVNVPAVKNLIRTEKIHQITSVIQSGRSLGMRTMESEISRLIDEGKVDEEVVGPYLMEKTI
- a CDS encoding GspE/PulE family protein, with protein sequence MPERKRLGDLLVETNIITQEQLVETLQRKSSQERLGDALVKRGFLTDQQLIEVLEYQLGIAHVSLTMYPIDETLLSLVGKEYSIRNYALPILKRDDTLTVAMADPLDYMTIDDIELRTGFKVVPVISSKNDILDSIEKFTKTSESILYETAGEAAYDNSEEAPAIKLSNQLFSQGIALGASDIHIDPHEDQLIVRYRVDGVLKRDRVLGREAFASLVARLKIMANLNITESRLPQDGKIRLTMGNQTYDLRLSILPTINGEKVVIRILDPAKGLKTLNNLDLNKRYLQSFIQLIEQPSGLVLLTGPTGSGKTTTLYSALQHLNSEGTNIVTIEDPVEYQIEGINQVQVNPSIQLTFAAGLRAILRQDPNIIMVGEIRDEETAEIAVRSALTGHFVLSTLHTNDAISTVPRLLDMNVEPYMVISALSGVVSQRLVRKICVHCVETREPNEMEKKIFERRMIDLSTISFGKGCDKCRGTGFKGRIGIHEIFVVEDTIRSMLFNQASMQDVKKEAMKQGMIPLIDDGLLKVKAGITTLEEVLKVTNE
- a CDS encoding prepilin-type N-terminal cleavage/methylation domain-containing protein translates to MQRNEGFTLIEVLASIVLISLLFLSFFSLFPHISFLNDKTAENLTAATVAKEIHAELKQQTYTYSPTQPITIINSTPPTVDGNIVRYQGSYRGFDVTIEIDGNKIFSGQTVELTQVHVKVYDQKARPIDETTNPLSETYGYVEVSNNEE